In Colletotrichum higginsianum IMI 349063 chromosome 1, whole genome shotgun sequence, the DNA window TCATGATTGCGTCCCGAAGATCCCGCCACGCTTGAGGCTGGTCTGACCGGATTGAATTCGTCGGAACGAGGTCTATACTGTACTTGGTCGCATCGCCAGGATAGCAAGTGACTTTTCCTCCTTGAACACCATCAGTGTGAGGATCCGCGGGGCATCCATCCCAGAATCTAGTCCATCCAACATTGGTCCGCCTTGTCGACACTCATCAACACAAGATAAAATTCAAAAAAGAGATACGCGAGTTTCTCTGCCTCTGAAGGCGAGAATACACTTGCTCCCCGCATTCTGCAAGGGTTCGTTCGGGTTCCGCTCCAACCCTCATCGCACATCATGGCGGGACGAGATGCTGCCCCCCCGCACGAACGCCACTTGGGGCATTCGGTACTCACTGCCATGTCGCCCGTCCTGGTCCCTTGCTTGGGGCGGCGCAGAACGCCATTTTCTTCCTATTCCTCGGTACGCTAGACCGATTGGGTGCCCGTTGGACGGCCTCTCAGGAAATGTGTTTGACTAGACCTCCGAGGGGCTCGTGGTTCACAATGTGGCAATCCCTTCCTCTCAAGTACACATGTCGTTGAAGTTGTCAACGAGTGCAGCGGCGGCTCCGAATTCCAGAGCTCTGGGCCAACTTGGCTTCGAGACTAGGGTTATTGACTGATCAAGACTTGCAATGAAACGTCTGCCAGACCGATGGGATCCAAGAGCCAAGCACACTTTGCGTATAGTCAAAAGAGGGCCCTTGGTCCAATCTGGCGGCGGAACTACTTCCCCATAGCGCATGCCGTGTTAAAGACAGGGCGTCTGGAACGCCCACCACACCCCTTTCAGGACTGGTTGGTCACGTTGCACTCTCTGCGGTATTGCGGGAACAGTCTCTGAGCTGCTCGTCACGGTACGATGTAACTGTTCGATGAGCCCGTCGCCCGCCGGCCATCCCGCCCTTGGTCGGAGAGGGCGGGCATCGCGCGAATGAATACACGGCCAGACATTACCATTGTCCCTACTCGCGACTTGCCAAGATACCGCTCGCAATTTACCCGTGATAGCCCAGAAAACTAGACTTTCTGGGCAAACGAGGGTCGAGAAGCTTGAGCTCAGCCTCCGGTCATGGCAGGGTCCAGAGCGAAGCCGAACCCGACTGTGATCGACAAagggcctcgacgacatcgacgtcaAGAGATAGTCTCGAGCGCAATCTTTCCATCTGACCTATCTTTACCTCGGTCTGGTCACAGGTCTGAGAGAGGCGAAGAGGCGGGCACCAAGCTGAGGATGGACTTCCGCCCCTGGAGGATGGGTTTCCGAGAGGCCCCAAGCGAAATAGATCAAAGTGATCGCCCTTGCCGAGCAGCGTCAGGATGACCGCGAGAAGCGAACGATGGTTACCGACTTCTCTTGTTCTCCAACTGCGCATGGCTGAATCCGAGAGACCCTGTGAGCCTCTAAGAGCCGTCCACGCCTCCGCCGCTCTCAGGTGGACCGGGTGACTGCATCTCCAAGACCCCACTTGCGCCACTTGCGGTTGACAGTTCCGGGCGTCGAAAGCCTCAACTTAGAATTCGCCAGCTCGCGGGGTTCTCTGGGGGCGAAGGGGTGGTGTGAGAAGGCTGTTCATCAATGCGGAGAAGTTCCCGCAAGCTTAATTAACAGCCCCGGAGATCGAGCCGACTAGCATTTCGGCACCGAGGGAGGGAAAGCCGAAGGTCGTTTGACGAGGCTATTCTGGGTCAAATACAATATATCGCGAGGTTGCATGCGTCTGGCAAATTGCCCTGGATCTCGGGTCCGCGTTCCTGAACTCGTGTGGTCCCTTATCTTAGGcaggcacacacacacaaacacgaGGGGCTTTCGAATGGCGGGTGAGCGCGGCCGGTGCAACCATATCCTGATGTTGAAGTCGGATGGAGAAGAAACCTCACCGTCATCGTGCGGTAATAGCAGGCCGTAACAAGCGCCAGCGTTGAGATGAAGACGCCGGGAATGTGCGGGATGCGACAAGGTGACGACCTCGGGCGACAAGGTAGTGTGGGCAGCAATATCGCTGTGCCTCTTCAGAGTGGAGGACGACGGAATGGGCAACAGCCGACACCCGAAGGGGACGACGCGTCGAAGGGCGAAAGGGACAGCGTCCTTATCGCGAGAACGAATTGGTCCAACTCATCCAACGGACTCGGAATCGCCGCACATGTCGGCGCGAGGGGATGACTGCTCACTCCAAGACGATCCTGTGCCCTCCTTCCAGCGGCGAAACCAGACTTGGTATCGAACGACGCCAGGGCGCAGCTCAGAAGTGCGGATCGTAGCGTAAGCAGCTCAATGGGTCGGTGGAAACGGGCCTCAGCCATCGTCGTCAGCCGGGACGACGTGGTCGACCGAGAAAGCCCGCAGGTAGGCACGATCGCCACACAGTCTTCGCCCGGTGATTCCTGTTATCTCTTCTGCATCGGGTGGCCTCCTCGTtaccgccctcctccccccttgcCTCCCACGTACTCCGGAGGGAATAGATGCGGTCGtaagaagaagggcgagaaggGTTGGCCCGACATGGCTGAAAAAACGACTCTCAGCTTCCTGGTGCCTCGAGCCTCCGGCTTCCGACGCAGCCACGGGTGAATATGCGAGGTGTCACTTGACTCTACGCATGTTGCCGCCGTGAAATAGGCCCTGAATGCTTCGGCACAGGTGCAGAAGCGAGCGCCCCATTCCCCACCACCCGTGGCTCCGATCTCTGATGCGCGAAAGAAGcgacagcagcggcagcctcACAGGTTGCGGATACGGTACAGTACCGCCCGGAAGCCTTCAGCGATCCATCGAGCCATCTCCTCGCCCAATGGTCCCAGTCGAGTCGGTTAACGTTGGGTCGGCAGCAgaggaggccggcgggggggggaaaccTCCTCATCTGACTGAAAGGTTTAGCCGGCGATGTCCCCACAATGGAAAAGCGCCCACGTTCTGTGGGAAACACGGAGGTTTGGCGTCGAGGCTCCGTGGTTTTCTTGTCCCGATTCGGCGTCGTCTTTCCGCAGACGTTGTGCCGCCAATCGCGGCAGGGCAAGAGGACCGGGCAGGACTAAAGCAGGCATCAACGTATCTGCTGGTTCGGTGGTCCTGGGTGTCGGAAATCAGAAAGTTGTATGGTCTTGGCTGGGAGAGCGGCTCCTAAGACAACTCGGGGGGTCACATGTCGATGGAGGTCGTGGGAGGTGAGGTGAATGAGAGAGCGGACAGTGTCCATACGTCGTTCGAACGGAGTGTTGAACACAGTGAGTTGTTGCTGTGTCTATGTCGGGAAAGATTAGGTAATCAGACATGATGGGGGGGATCCAGGATTAGGTAATAGCAGAAGCTGAACCCAAACCACTCCTTGTGGCTATTAATGCTTCAGCTTTAATACAACAGATTCCCACGTGTGGTTCCTCTCATCCATAAGTCTTTCATTCCAGATCCTGATGGACAATTGCAGACCCTTGAGTCCGATCCGGGAGGATCAAGGTCGATGGAGTAATGAAGGCAACAGGGGACAGGAAGCACTCAAAAGGGGTGttgaaagaaaaaaaggcaGGGAAGTCGTCCGTGTTAATCACTTCACCATGTTGCTCTCTCTGAAATACTTGTCCCTGTGTATAATGTCCTTCTACACATAGTCTACAATGGCTCCTACTCCTCACAAGAGGCAAACTACCTATTGACAGCTTCCCTGGATTACCCCAAAAGCAACTGGAATATCGCGTGCAACCCTGCTCTGGGCTGGACTCCTTTGACTGCCCTGCCTGTCTCCCTTGTTTGGCCCAAGGCCTGATTATCTCCAAGTAAACGCCTGCCCCAGAACCTGCCACCCCTTCGCAGAATGCACACGCAAAGCACTCGGCTCCAAACTGTACAGTCTCTTGAGACCATCTGATGCGTAGGACCCGCAAGGtgccctccttcttgtccgtTGTCGACATCCACAAATAATGATAAAAGAGATGCAACTGCCAGGTTGactgctctgctctgctcttATGCCGTTCGGATTATAGTAAGGTGCATGTTCTTCGTTTGTCGAGGGAGCTTGCCATCGCGCTCGTAGATCAAGCCGCAATTCTGGCACAGCGACTAGTTTTTGTGGTATTAGTAAGAGCGTCATTATACAGAAGGAAAAGGACTTGGAACTCACCCTCGGCCCTGCTGGGCCAGGTCTCACCGCCCACACACTCGAGCCCCAGAGGGCGCAGTGCCAACATCTCCAGGACAAGCGCTCCTGGTCTGTCAGACCGCTGCCTGCACCATATCCGGATCCCACGTCCGGCGTGCCGCGTCCGCCAGGGGTTCCGGACCGGCCCAGAGGACTCAGGCTGCGGAAGcggcgcttcttcttggaccGCTCGCCCCTACCCATGCGTTCCTCTTCCGGCGCCTCAACGACGTTGCCGAACCCGGAGAAGGGTACGCCGCCGACCAGGCCGGTGGTTGAGCTGAACCGAGCGGTctcgcggcgcaggcggcgaaTCTGTCGCTCCCTGTCTCCTTCACGcttctccatctcttccTTGCTCAGAAACTCAACCTTGGGCTCCCAGGGGTCGGCGAGATTTTCTGGGTCGTACCGCCACCCAGCATCAGCCCCGGCGGTGGCCTCGTTGGGGAACTCGCGAGCTCCGCTCCAGCCCATTAccaggccgccggcctcgcaAGCTTCCTTCTTCAGACGCAGAACCGCTTCGTAGATGGCGTGCGTCACGGCAGGAACCCATTCCCCAGTCAGGCCAAGGTCTTGGCACGTCTGGCTCGCAAAGGCCTCGGGCATTCCCGGTGGGTGCAGCAGGGACCACTCAAACTTGTCCGTGTACAGGGTCGATGAAAGGTTGATGCTGAGGGAGACAATGCACCGGTAGGCGTCGTCATGGTCGTATTCGTCCGTGTCAACCGGTACGGGGCTCGCGTGTGCAGTGACGTCTGGCGCCGACGTGAGATCCCTGATCCTGGACGGCGTACCGAGACCGCCGTTCTGCATGGGGGTATCGGAGCGGCTGATGCCTCTGGTAGCGGGCGTAGGGGAATCGTCGCGGTTGAACACCGAGCTGGCCTTGGTCGCGTCGTTGTTGCCGGGGTTCTGCGACTGCGACTGCGCGTGGAACAGCGGGTGCAGGGCGACACCGGCATACTCCTCAAGCTGTGTGCGGATCTGTTTGGCGATTTCGAGCATGGTGTTGTGTCGGTTCGGCAGGTCGAGATCCTGGACGTACGTCTGCGCAAACTGCTCGGTGGTGATGACGGTCTCGTGCAGGTTCCAGAGGAACGTGTCGCGGAGCCGGTAGGGCGGCGTCATCTCTTGCGGTCGGTACTGGGGCAGGCTCGTGTCGACGGTGTGAGGGGCCGAGGGAAAGGGGACCTGGGGCACAAAGGCCGGGATGTCGAGCTCGATACGGATGGGGATCAGCGTCAAGGGCAGGTCAGCCTGGGCCGAGTTCTGCTGGTCACTCCGGACCTGGCGCCCCTTGCCAAACCAGTCTCGCCAGATGCCCTGCACTTCGACGGGCTCGTTCGTGTCTTTTGCAGCCTTGTCCGACAGGTCCTGAATGTTGGAGagctcctccctcctcaaGCTTCGCAGGCCAgtcgggcgacgacggctggtgtcatcgtcctcgtcaatgTCGTCGTAGCCATCTTCGGCGTAGTTGATGATGGTCGTTCCACGCTTCGTGACTCTCGAGGTCGGGCCGGCGGGGGCGCTGGCCAGGGCGGGTGTGAGGAGAGAGTTGTTGTAGCTCCGGATGCGCGGGGCGTAGGTGGACAGGAAGGCCTGTGGCTTCGGGCGGGTGTCCATGGTGGGATCTTATGAGACCCAATGGGTCATCGCAGGTTGTAACTAGTCGTCGCAAGGCAGAAGGGCGAAGAGAAGGTAGAACGGCACCGATGGACGGTCGCAGCGCATGCGCGAGCGCGAATTGGGGCTTCGTGGGATgctggcggcgaagaagatgtcGGGGTGTGCGTCGGGTGTGTGTCGCCCGGATATTGGTTGCGCGCACCGATGGATCAGGATTGTATTGACCTTAGTGGTGAGCGCGGAACGGAAGGGGGGAGCGATGCACCGATTGCGAGGTGTGGATCGCGTTGGAAGCCGCTCTGCGCTGTGGAGGAGCAACGGCGCGTCAGAAAAATCCAGTCGGCGTTTCCCGAACCCAAAAGGGGCTTAGCGTATGCTTGGGTCCACTGATCCCTCGCTTAGACGCTTACCGAGTTCACCGAAAGCTACACACCGAGGTAGCTCTACTCACCGGGGACGACGCATCATGAAGAGGCACTTGTATGCAACAACATGAGCGGAGCAAGACTCGTATTATGTGTCTCCCAAGACAAAACATACATTCTACCTTGTAATTCTCCAAATATTCAAATACATATGTAGCATCCAGTTTGGCATATTGAGCTGTTCCCAATACCGATCTCCTTTATTCCTGAATCCGAGTTACTGTTTCTGTAGGATCTTGACCTTGCGATGTTGGTGGTCTGTTTAACTCGAGGTCAAGAGACTTGTCTTCGCTCTCTATTAGTTCTACTATGACATCTTAGGTCTTTACTCTCGTATGATATCTTGGTGCTTGCAGGAACGTCGTTGTACATCCTCTTGGCAAGCAGGCACTTGTCAAAGGCACTTGTGGACAATGGAAACCAAAAATTTGCTTTCTTAAGAACAGAAGTTACGCCGGGCATCAACATATTGGCCGGAACTAAGTTATTAATGTTGCCTCTAGATATCGATGTTCCAAGCGGTCTGTGTCTCCATAAGTCCTATCTTTTCGACATCCCAGCTGGCCCATGGGTTGGTGGTCGTAGTCTGTTTCTCACGACGGCCGCAAGCCCAAAGCCAACGCCAACCAACATAATCACCCCAATGAGTGTGAGCAGAAAGGACATAAAAGGTATTTAATCATAGCAGCAAATGCGAATTCTGTATTCACCTGGCAGAGCCTACGGGTTCTGTGTCGTGGAGTGTGAATAAGTCAACGAGTTGTTTCCATCAGACGATGCTTCGGGTTTTACTATAAATGCATTTATTTTCCCAACCCTCCTACTCGAAAACCAAAATCTACTCCAACATCCAAGAATCCAACCACTCCAAGATTCTCAACGCCCCGACACTCTCACCATACCGATCGATACTCTCTCAGTCAAGCCGATTGGCCCTCCTAAGCACCTTTCCCCAAAAATTACCGAACCTGAATACTAACACCACTTCAGCCAACCAACATATCATCAAACAGAACCTGCCCAAGATGAGCGTCCGTATCCACCTGGAGTTCGTCGTCagggtcgacgccgccgtgtcTCGGCAGACGAAAGAGACAACCTACAAGCCCGAAGATCCCGGGGCGAAGATCTCAGCCCGCCTCCGCAAGATGGGAGTCCCTGCTTCGAACACCCTGGGTGACGTTGACTGGTTCGTCCATGTCGACCAGGAGATCATCCACCTCGGCAAGACGACCTGGCGCCTCGCCCATGTCAGCTCGCCTTTCATCCCACTCGACTCTAGCCTGACCTACACCGTTGCTTCCGTCTGCTCGGCCATCCAAACCGACAATGATATCAAGATCGGACTCAACCACCTCCcccgcctcggcgtcgagatTAAACCAGAGAACAGCGTCTTCACCGTCATCGAGGCCCAGCgagccctcgccctcctctgGTCCGCGGGCCCGCGCCTCAGCGCCCTTCACGCCGAGTACTGCGGGGTTGGCTCGGCCGTGGCCCCTGGCCTCGAGTTCTCACGTCTCGCCAACGCCAGTAAACGCTTCTTCCTGCCGCCGATCGACTTGCCCCACGAAATCAGCCTGAAGAGGGAATCGAAGGAGACCATGTCCAACCACGGGTTCTCCGGCAAGGTTCAAGTATGGGTACCCACCCAGACCCGCGGCACTTCGCTCGAAAACCACGCCATCCGGTCAATCAAGGGAGGCCTGTCTACCATAAAGGATCTGGTCGAGGGGACGAGGGTCTACGTGAAGAAGAGCAAAGATGACGAGGCCCGCGTTACTCGCGGCGCCTACGACTTCACCAGCCTCCTTCAGCCCGACAACCATTCCATCCGATTCAACCAGCACGGCGGGACGATGAACGCGAGGGCGATTGTTGCTTGGGCGGAGGTATGTCGTAACATCGTCGACTTCTGCAAAAACGCGCCTCAGAGTCTGCTGCAATCTCTGTTGGAACGACTGAGCCGTCCGTCCGTTGCGAGCTCTGAAACTGCTGAATCTTCTTCCTCTAGACCTTATACCGTCTTcgatctcctcgtcgaccttcGGCTTCCGTCTCAGGCGGCCTACTACGAATCGCTCGGCCTGAACCCCTTCGTCCCCGAGTTGACCAAGCGCATGTCCGTTGATCTCTTGGAGAGGGAAGGCGTCCCGCACCAGACCTTCGGCGTCGAGATCGAATACCTCGTCCCGTACAACAGGATCGAGCATCCGGATGCTCGTCCGGACGACCGCCGATGGGTCTACACCCACCCGGCGGCCCGAGTGTCCCCGTTCAACTCGGCCTACTCCGCCTTGGGGAACCGCCTCGCGAGGCTTCTCACGGGTGCCGGCCACCTCGGCGTCACCTTCGACAGCCAGTTCAGAAGCTGGGGCCCTACCATCCCGATGGGGAGCAAAgccaacatcgccaacatcGCTCAGAAGATGGGCTACCCCTTGATccgcttcgtcgacgacgtcgactctATCCACCAGATCTGGCACATCCACAGCgacccctccctctccaacTTCCAGAACGGCGAGTTCGGCTACGGGGGccacgtcggcgtcgagctctcGAGCCCCGTCTTCCGCCCTACCCCCGGCGACTTTGGCAAGGTCATTGACGTGGTGCAGTTGATCCGGGCCAGCACGCGGTCGATGACAGACCCCACCTGCGGGTTCCACGtccacgtcggcgacgtccgcGGCTTCTCTCTCCGctcgatgaagaagatcgCCACGCTCGTCTGGGCGGCCGAGCCCGTCCTTTACAGCCTCGTCCACCCCTCGCGCTCCGACttcgagacggcggcgcccatAAGCACGAAATCggccctggccgaggaggacgtgCTGGACAAGTACGACTCCGACGTGAAcaccgcggcgtcgaccgaCATGGAGGCCCACTTGCCCATGGACGAGATGGCGCAACGCCTCAAAGACATGATGCTGGCCCTCTGGTCCTCCAAGAACGTTCCcgacatcctcggcctcctccagcccggcgacgacggccacaAGGGCGGGTTGTCCTTCGCCAGCATGACAAGAACCTACTTTGGGGACTCGACTGCGATAACTTCCATCTACCAGGGCACAGTGGAGTTCAGGCAGCTCGAGGGCACGCTGGACCCGGAGCTGATCATGTACTGGACGAAGCTGGTGCTGCGAATTGCTGAGGTGGGGAGGGACATGCCGGCCGCCAGGTTTTCTGCGGCGCTGAGCAAGATCATCAAGAAATACCCCACTGAAAGGGAGAGGCTTTCGGCCTTATTGGAGGTGCTCGGGCTGGAGGAGCATCTCACCTACTGGGGCAGGGCCGTAGCAAAGAACAAGGCTCAGGCTCTGGCAACAGCGCCTGCGGAGGGGTcggagaggaagaggtaTCAGCTCCCTGACGAAGTGTCACAGTATGGGTACGACGAGAGGAACGCATTCCTACGCGAATTCTTTGAGGATAACATGGTT includes these proteins:
- a CDS encoding Snf5/smarcb1/ini1, which gives rise to MDTRPKPQAFLSTYAPRIRSYNNSLLTPALASAPAGPTSRVTKRGTTIINYAEDGYDDIDEDDDTSRRRPTGLRSLRREELSNIQDLSDKAAKDTNEPVEVQGIWRDWFGKGRQVRSDQQNSAQADLPLTLIPIRIELDIPAFVPQVPFPSAPHTVDTSLPQYRPQEMTPPYRLRDTFLWNLHETVITTEQFAQTYVQDLDLPNRHNTMLEIAKQIRTQLEEYAGVALHPLFHAQSQSQNPGNNDATKASSVFNRDDSPTPATRGISRSDTPMQNGGLGTPSRIRDLTSAPDVTAHASPVPVDTDEYDHDDAYRCIVSLSINLSSTLYTDKFEWSLLHPPGMPEAFASQTCQDLGLTGEWVPAVTHAIYEAVLRLKKEACEAGGLVMGWSGAREFPNEATAGADAGWRYDPENLADPWEPKVEFLSKEEMEKREGDRERQIRRLRRETARFSSTTGLVGGVPFSGFGNVVEAPEEERMGRGERSKKKRRFRSLSPLGRSGTPGGRGTPDVGSGYGAGSGLTDQERLSWRCWHCALWGSSVWAVRPGPAGPRSLCQNCGLIYERDGKLPRQTKNMHLTIIRTA